In Streptomyces sp. P3, one DNA window encodes the following:
- a CDS encoding ABC-2 family transporter protein — translation MGSARLYAAVAAGGFRRYATYRVATAAGVFTNTVFGLILVYTYLALWDERPHLGGYDQAQAVTYVWLGQALFATLAIQGGGFETDLIERIRTGEVAVDLYRPADLQAWWLATDLGRAFFQLLGRGVVPFVFGAWFFPTALPDEAGVWLAFLVTVVLAMVVSYAIRFLVALSGFWLLDGTGVLQVLMVTGVFCSGMTLPLNAFPRPLGDIVMLLPWSALLQTPADVLMGRVDVWSAFAFQAGWAVVLLAVGRLVQGAATRRVVVQGG, via the coding sequence TTGGGATCGGCGCGGTTGTACGCGGCCGTCGCGGCGGGGGGCTTCAGAAGGTACGCGACGTATCGGGTGGCGACGGCGGCGGGGGTGTTCACGAACACTGTTTTCGGCCTGATCCTCGTCTACACATATCTGGCGTTGTGGGACGAGCGGCCGCATCTGGGGGGTTACGACCAGGCGCAGGCGGTGACGTATGTGTGGCTGGGGCAGGCGTTGTTCGCGACGCTGGCGATCCAGGGCGGCGGTTTCGAGACGGATCTGATCGAGCGCATCCGCACGGGTGAGGTGGCGGTCGATCTGTACCGGCCGGCCGATCTTCAGGCGTGGTGGCTGGCGACGGATCTGGGGCGGGCGTTCTTCCAGTTGCTGGGCCGGGGGGTGGTTCCGTTCGTGTTCGGGGCGTGGTTCTTCCCGACGGCGCTGCCGGACGAGGCGGGGGTGTGGCTGGCGTTCCTGGTGACGGTGGTTCTGGCGATGGTGGTGAGTTACGCGATCCGGTTCCTGGTGGCGTTGAGCGGGTTCTGGCTGCTGGACGGCACGGGAGTGTTGCAGGTGCTGATGGTCACGGGGGTGTTCTGTTCGGGGATGACGTTGCCGTTGAACGCTTTTCCGCGGCCGTTGGGGGACATCGTGATGCTGCTGCCGTGGTCGGCGTTGTTGCAGACCCCGGCGGACGTGCTGATGGGGCGGGTGGACGTGTGGTCGGCGTTCGCGTTCCAGGCGGGGTGGGCGGTGGTGCTGCTGGCGGTGGGCCGGCTGGTGCAGGGGGCGGCGACGCGGCGGGTGGTGGTGCAGGGTGGGTGA
- a CDS encoding ABC transporter permease has protein sequence MWIRSTLTYRVSFAMTVLGGLLVTGLDFVAILLMFSQVDVLGGYTLPEIALLYGLSATSFGAADLAIGSAGRLGTRVRDGTLDMLLVRPAPVLAQVAADRFALRRVARITQGDLILGWALVSLDVAWTPVKVLLVPVMLVCGGVIFSAVFVAGAAFQFVAQDAAEVQAAFTFGGQTLLQYPPTVFGRELLRSVTFVLPLAFVNWVPAAYVLGRPYPLGLPGWAAFASPLAALLCCAAAGLAWRVGLRSYRSTGS, from the coding sequence ATGTGGATTCGTTCGACGTTGACGTACCGGGTGTCGTTCGCGATGACGGTGCTGGGCGGTCTGCTGGTGACGGGGCTGGACTTTGTCGCGATCTTGTTGATGTTCTCGCAGGTGGACGTGTTGGGCGGTTACACGTTGCCGGAGATCGCGCTGTTGTACGGGTTGTCGGCGACGTCGTTCGGGGCGGCGGATCTGGCGATCGGTTCGGCGGGGCGGCTGGGTACGCGGGTGCGGGACGGGACGCTGGACATGTTGCTGGTGCGGCCGGCGCCGGTGCTGGCGCAGGTGGCGGCGGACCGGTTCGCGTTGCGCCGGGTGGCGCGGATCACTCAGGGCGACTTGATCCTGGGGTGGGCGCTGGTGTCGCTGGACGTGGCGTGGACGCCGGTGAAGGTGCTGCTGGTGCCGGTGATGCTGGTGTGCGGCGGGGTCATCTTCTCGGCGGTGTTCGTGGCGGGTGCGGCGTTCCAGTTCGTGGCGCAGGACGCGGCGGAGGTGCAGGCGGCGTTCACGTTCGGCGGGCAGACGCTGTTGCAGTACCCGCCGACGGTGTTCGGCCGGGAGTTGCTGCGTTCGGTGACGTTCGTGCTGCCGTTGGCGTTCGTCAACTGGGTGCCGGCGGCCTATGTGCTGGGGCGGCCGTATCCGTTGGGGTTGCCGGGGTGGGCGGCGTTCGCTTCGCCGTTGGCGGCGCTGTTGTGCTGCGCGGCGGCGGGGCTGGCGTGGCGGGTGGGTCTCAGGTCGTATCGGAGTACGGGGAGTTGA
- a CDS encoding ATP-binding cassette domain-containing protein — MSVTEDVFIEVDRVEKVFDVRRRTGFLRRELRQVRAVDGLSFSVARGEMVGYIGPNGAGKSTTIKMLTGILTPSGGRLRVAGIDPSRERTRLAHRIGVVFGQRTTLWWDLPLIDSYRLMHRMYRIPDGRYRENLDRLVELLDLSALLEVPVRQLSLGQRMRGDIAAALLHDPEVLYLDEPTIGLDVVSKARVREFLRELNTERGTTVLLTTHDLQDIEQLCSRVMVIDHGRLVYDGALAGLHEVGESERTLVVDLERESPPIDAGDAARVVRVEGPRQWLAFPASGSAAALVARIAAEYPLVDLSVREPDIEAVIARMLYGAGSGEGAGAGDGGGSAGERETVVPGAGNS, encoded by the coding sequence TTGAGTGTGACCGAGGACGTGTTCATCGAGGTGGACCGGGTCGAGAAGGTCTTCGACGTGCGCAGGAGGACGGGGTTCCTCAGGCGTGAGCTGCGGCAGGTGCGGGCGGTCGACGGGCTGTCGTTCTCGGTGGCTCGGGGGGAGATGGTCGGCTACATCGGGCCGAACGGTGCGGGTAAGTCGACGACGATCAAGATGCTGACGGGCATCCTGACGCCGAGCGGTGGGCGGCTGCGGGTGGCGGGGATCGATCCGTCGCGGGAGCGGACGCGGCTGGCGCACCGGATAGGGGTGGTGTTCGGGCAGCGGACGACGCTGTGGTGGGATCTGCCGCTGATCGACTCGTACCGGCTGATGCACCGCATGTATCGCATCCCGGACGGGCGTTACCGGGAGAATCTCGACCGGCTGGTGGAACTGCTGGATCTGTCGGCCCTGTTGGAGGTGCCGGTGCGTCAGCTGTCGCTGGGGCAGCGGATGCGCGGTGACATCGCGGCGGCGTTGCTGCACGATCCCGAGGTGCTGTATCTCGACGAGCCGACGATCGGTCTGGACGTGGTGTCGAAGGCGCGGGTGCGGGAGTTCCTGCGTGAGCTGAACACCGAGCGGGGGACGACGGTGCTGCTGACCACCCATGATCTGCAGGACATCGAGCAGTTGTGTTCGCGGGTCATGGTCATCGACCACGGGCGTCTGGTGTACGACGGCGCGCTCGCGGGGCTGCACGAGGTGGGTGAGAGCGAGCGCACGCTGGTGGTGGATCTGGAGCGGGAGTCGCCGCCGATCGATGCGGGGGACGCGGCGCGGGTGGTGAGGGTGGAGGGTCCCCGTCAGTGGCTGGCGTTTCCGGCGTCGGGGTCGGCGGCGGCGCTGGTCGCGCGGATCGCGGCGGAGTATCCGCTGGTGGACCTGTCGGTGCGGGAGCCGGACATCGAGGCGGTGATCGCCAGGATGCTGTACGGGGCGGGGTCCGGGGAAGGGGCGGGTGCGGGGGACGGCGGCGGGTCCGCGGGGGAGCGGGAGACCGTAGTGCCGGGGGCCGGGAACTCGTAG
- a CDS encoding DUF1707 domain-containing protein, translating into MTDDAVPDRSDLRASDADRERVAEVLRDAVAEGRLDMVEFEERLEQTYAARTYRELAPVTRDLPVPGVAAPPVVSLHKEPSEDGSWAGRIVGGEGSSAWAVAVMSGFQRKGRWTVPRRFTCVAFWGGGEIDLREADFSAGEVEINCFAVMGGVQITVPPGVEVVVRGIGVMGGFDQRESGVAGEPGAPRVVVTGFAFWGGVGVERKKTRAARRQEKLDRKAARRELQASSRDEAQEAHRRMLDGHKDLLRGHGLGLGQGVGEERGRREERRERRREE; encoded by the coding sequence ATGACCGACGACGCAGTCCCGGACCGTTCGGACCTCCGTGCCTCCGACGCCGATCGTGAGCGGGTCGCCGAGGTGTTGCGCGACGCGGTCGCCGAGGGCCGGCTGGACATGGTGGAGTTCGAGGAGCGGCTCGAGCAGACCTACGCGGCGCGCACGTACCGGGAGTTGGCGCCGGTCACCCGTGATCTGCCGGTGCCCGGGGTGGCTGCGCCGCCTGTGGTGTCCCTGCACAAGGAGCCGTCCGAGGACGGGAGTTGGGCCGGGCGGATCGTGGGCGGCGAGGGTTCGTCGGCGTGGGCGGTGGCGGTGATGTCGGGCTTCCAGCGCAAGGGCCGCTGGACGGTGCCGCGGCGGTTCACCTGCGTCGCCTTCTGGGGCGGCGGGGAGATCGATCTGCGGGAGGCGGACTTCTCGGCCGGGGAGGTCGAGATCAACTGTTTCGCCGTCATGGGCGGGGTGCAGATCACGGTGCCGCCGGGGGTGGAGGTCGTCGTGCGCGGCATCGGTGTGATGGGCGGTTTCGACCAGCGGGAAAGCGGGGTGGCGGGCGAGCCGGGGGCGCCGCGTGTGGTGGTGACCGGGTTCGCTTTCTGGGGCGGGGTCGGTGTGGAGCGCAAGAAGACGCGGGCCGCCCGGCGGCAGGAGAAGCTGGACCGCAAGGCGGCGCGGCGCGAGCTGCAGGCCTCGTCCCGCGACGAAGCGCAGGAGGCGCACCGGCGGATGCTGGACGGCCACAAGGACCTGCTGCGGGGACACGGGCTCGGGCTCGGGCAGGGTGTCGGGGAGGAGCGCGGGCGCCGGGAGGAGCGGCGGGAGCGCCGCCGCGAGGAGTAG
- a CDS encoding SGNH/GDSL hydrolase family protein: MTAKHHGYALLAAIVALVVGLSAAIYAGVASGDGADSGRLPGGNTVAAGPGPGNAAPVSTGVWVGAWGAAPAGGEPGTETDGMAGRTVRNVVHTGAGGTSARITLSNLCGSGPLTVTHATLAVAAADDSAAADPATLRRLTFGGTTTVVVPAGEQAVSDAVAVVVPHDADILISTYSPTSAGPVTYHPRARQTSYVADGESTEDVTGAAFTGTSVYWRYLTALDVLGNEADGTLVAFGDSITDGVTSTAGENRRWPDVLAGRLRTALTTGASTAGDIPRYGVVNAGISGNRVLVDDPLRGASGLHRFDRDVLDRTNVKAVVVDLGINDILRDPNPSGPQAIVAGLRTLVDRAHARGVRVVGATLMPFRGHRGYTDARERVRQQVNAAIRAGGLFDEVVDFDRALRDPYDPRSLRSEYDSGDHLHPSDLGYREMAQTVDLSDLTGPAARARL; the protein is encoded by the coding sequence ATGACCGCCAAGCATCATGGTTATGCCCTGCTGGCCGCGATCGTCGCCCTCGTCGTGGGCCTGTCCGCCGCCATCTACGCCGGCGTCGCCTCCGGCGACGGCGCCGACTCCGGGCGTCTCCCCGGCGGGAACACGGTCGCCGCGGGCCCCGGCCCGGGCAACGCGGCTCCCGTCTCGACCGGCGTGTGGGTCGGGGCCTGGGGCGCCGCCCCGGCCGGCGGGGAACCGGGCACCGAGACCGACGGCATGGCCGGCCGCACCGTCCGCAACGTCGTGCACACCGGTGCCGGCGGCACCAGCGCGCGGATCACCCTCTCCAACCTCTGCGGCAGCGGACCGCTGACCGTCACCCACGCCACGCTCGCCGTCGCCGCCGCCGACGACAGCGCGGCCGCCGATCCCGCGACCCTGCGCCGGCTCACCTTCGGCGGAACCACCACCGTCGTCGTCCCGGCCGGCGAACAGGCCGTCAGCGACGCCGTCGCCGTCGTCGTCCCGCATGACGCCGACATCCTGATCAGCACCTACTCCCCCACCTCCGCCGGCCCGGTCACCTACCACCCGCGCGCCCGGCAGACCAGCTACGTCGCCGACGGCGAGTCCACCGAGGACGTCACCGGCGCCGCGTTCACCGGCACCAGCGTCTACTGGCGCTACCTGACCGCGCTGGACGTGCTCGGCAACGAGGCCGACGGCACGCTCGTCGCCTTCGGCGACTCCATCACCGACGGCGTCACCTCCACCGCCGGCGAGAACCGCCGCTGGCCCGACGTCCTCGCCGGCCGGCTGCGCACCGCGCTCACCACCGGCGCGTCCACCGCCGGCGACATCCCCCGCTACGGCGTCGTCAACGCCGGCATCAGCGGCAACCGGGTCCTCGTCGACGACCCGCTGCGCGGCGCCAGCGGCCTGCACCGCTTCGACCGGGACGTCCTCGACCGCACGAACGTGAAGGCCGTCGTCGTCGACCTCGGCATCAACGACATCCTGCGCGACCCGAACCCCTCCGGCCCGCAGGCGATCGTGGCCGGCCTGCGCACCCTCGTCGACCGCGCCCACGCGCGCGGCGTCCGGGTCGTCGGCGCCACCCTCATGCCGTTCCGCGGCCACCGCGGCTACACCGACGCCCGCGAGCGCGTCCGGCAGCAGGTCAACGCGGCGATCCGCGCGGGCGGCCTGTTCGACGAGGTCGTCGACTTCGACAGGGCGCTGCGCGACCCCTACGACCCGCGCAGCCTGCGCTCCGAGTACGACTCCGGGGACCATCTGCACCCCAGCGACCTCGGCTACCGGGAGATGGCGCAGACCGTCGACCTGAGCGACCTCACCGGGCCGGCCGCCCGGGCCCGCCTCTGA
- a CDS encoding DUF445 domain-containing protein has translation MDRTEEPAGAGAARAGAARAMTVFSAADEEKRRGVRRMKLTAAGLLLFVAVVYVLAEWATHRGAGPWASYVAAAAEAGMVGALADWFAVTALFRHPLGLPIPHTAIIPNKKDQLGVSLGEFVGENFLSEDVVRQRLRSVGIGTRLGSWLAEPEHADRVTAELATALRGALTVLRDADVQAVVGEAITRRADAQEIAPGMGKLLERIVGDGGHRRAVDLVVSRAHDWLELHADSVMDAVQGGAPGWTPRFVDKRIGERVYKELLRFCAEMRDMPSHPARGALDRFLRDFATDLQSDTDTRARVERLKGEVLGRGEVQDLIASVWTAVRSMIVAAAEDERSELRLRVRASLLSLGARMATEPKVQEKVDSWVEGAAVHVVTTYRKEITLLITDTVAGWDAEHTTRKIEANIGRDLQFIRINGTVVGSLAGLLIYTVARSLGA, from the coding sequence ATGGATCGTACGGAGGAACCGGCGGGCGCCGGGGCGGCCCGTGCCGGGGCGGCGCGCGCGATGACGGTGTTCAGCGCCGCCGACGAGGAGAAGCGGCGCGGAGTGCGCCGGATGAAGCTCACCGCGGCGGGGCTGCTGCTGTTCGTGGCCGTGGTGTACGTCCTCGCCGAGTGGGCCACGCACCGGGGCGCGGGTCCGTGGGCGTCCTATGTGGCGGCGGCGGCGGAGGCGGGCATGGTCGGTGCGCTCGCCGACTGGTTCGCGGTGACCGCGCTGTTCCGTCACCCGCTCGGCCTGCCGATCCCGCACACGGCGATCATCCCGAACAAGAAGGACCAGCTGGGCGTCTCGTTGGGTGAGTTCGTCGGGGAGAACTTCCTCTCCGAGGACGTGGTGCGGCAGCGGCTGCGGTCGGTGGGCATCGGCACCCGGCTGGGTTCCTGGCTGGCCGAGCCGGAGCACGCGGACCGGGTGACGGCGGAGCTGGCGACGGCCCTGCGCGGCGCGCTGACGGTGCTGCGCGACGCGGACGTCCAGGCGGTGGTGGGCGAGGCGATCACCCGGCGCGCCGACGCGCAGGAGATCGCGCCGGGCATGGGGAAGCTGCTGGAGCGGATCGTCGGGGACGGCGGCCACCGGCGGGCCGTGGATCTGGTGGTGTCCAGGGCGCACGACTGGCTGGAGCTGCACGCCGACTCGGTGATGGACGCGGTGCAGGGCGGCGCGCCCGGCTGGACGCCCCGGTTCGTCGACAAGCGCATCGGTGAACGCGTCTACAAGGAGCTGCTGCGGTTCTGCGCGGAGATGCGGGACATGCCCTCCCACCCGGCTCGGGGCGCCCTCGACCGCTTCCTCCGGGACTTCGCCACCGACCTGCAGTCCGACACGGACACGCGTGCGCGGGTGGAGCGGCTCAAGGGCGAGGTGCTGGGCCGGGGCGAGGTGCAGGATCTGATCGCGTCCGTCTGGACGGCCGTCCGCTCCATGATCGTGGCGGCCGCGGAGGACGAGCGCAGCGAGCTGCGGCTGCGGGTGCGGGCCTCGCTGCTGTCGCTGGGGGCGCGGATGGCCACCGAGCCCAAGGTGCAGGAGAAGGTCGACAGCTGGGTGGAGGGCGCGGCCGTGCATGTCGTGACGACGTACCGCAAGGAGATCACCTTGCTGATCACCGACACCGTGGCGGGCTGGGACGCGGAGCACACGACGCGCAAGATCGAGGCGAACATCGGCCGTGACCTGCAGTTCATCCGGATCAACGGCACGGTGGTGGGTTCGCTGGCCGGGCTGCTGATCTACACCGTGGCGCGCTCGCTCGGGGCGTAA
- a CDS encoding MFS transporter, with product MTSAEAAVPAERDRTITTDIPARLDRLPWSRWHWTIVFGLGTVWILDGLEVTVVGNIAARLSEPGSGLPITSGQVTGIAAALYVAGACAGALFWGRLTDKWGRKKLFMITLAVYLAATALTAISFDTWWFLLFRFLTGFGIGGEYAAINSAIDELIPAQYRGRVDLIINGSFWLGAVGGSLLSIVALNTDVFAADVGWRLTFALGAVLALVILLVRRHVPESPRWLLIHGRDREAEEIVGSIERKIESDRGERLPRAEGELTIHQRRSVSFVEIARTVFSDYRRRSILGFSLFIGQAFLYNAITFGFGAILTRFFDVPSGNTGYYFAVIAIGNFCGPLLLGKLFDTVGRRVMISSTYLLSGVLLFGTAWLFDQGSLNATTMTACWCAVLFFASAGASSAYLTVSEVFPMETRAMSIAFFYALGTAAGGISGPLLFAKLTDTGKVADTVLAFSIGATLMCLAGLVAAFLAVKAERRSLEDIAKPLTAAATKAREAAQPADGTRRATA from the coding sequence ATGACCAGCGCAGAAGCCGCGGTGCCGGCCGAGAGAGACCGCACGATCACCACCGACATCCCCGCCCGCCTCGACCGGTTGCCGTGGTCGCGCTGGCACTGGACCATCGTCTTCGGCCTCGGCACGGTGTGGATCCTGGACGGCCTGGAGGTGACGGTCGTCGGGAACATCGCCGCCCGGCTGTCCGAGCCGGGCAGCGGTCTGCCCATCACCTCCGGTCAGGTCACCGGCATCGCGGCGGCGCTGTACGTGGCGGGCGCCTGTGCCGGTGCCCTGTTCTGGGGCCGGCTGACCGACAAGTGGGGCCGCAAGAAGCTGTTCATGATCACCCTGGCGGTGTATCTGGCGGCCACCGCCCTGACCGCGATCTCCTTCGACACCTGGTGGTTCCTGCTGTTCCGGTTCCTCACCGGTTTCGGCATCGGCGGTGAGTACGCGGCCATCAACTCGGCGATCGACGAGCTGATCCCGGCGCAGTACCGGGGCCGCGTCGACCTGATCATCAACGGCAGCTTCTGGCTGGGCGCGGTCGGCGGTTCGCTGCTGTCGATCGTCGCGCTGAACACGGACGTCTTCGCGGCGGACGTGGGCTGGCGGCTGACGTTCGCGCTGGGCGCCGTCCTCGCCCTGGTGATCCTGCTCGTACGGCGGCACGTCCCGGAGAGTCCGCGCTGGCTGCTGATCCACGGCCGGGACCGGGAGGCCGAGGAGATCGTCGGTTCGATCGAGCGGAAGATCGAGTCGGACAGGGGCGAGCGGCTGCCGCGGGCGGAGGGCGAGCTCACCATCCACCAGCGGCGCAGCGTGTCCTTCGTGGAGATCGCCCGCACGGTGTTCTCCGACTACCGGCGCCGCTCGATCCTCGGCTTCTCCCTCTTCATCGGGCAGGCGTTCCTCTACAACGCGATCACCTTCGGCTTCGGCGCGATCCTCACCAGGTTCTTCGACGTGCCGAGCGGCAACACCGGCTACTACTTCGCCGTCATCGCGATCGGCAACTTCTGCGGCCCGCTGCTGCTGGGCAAGCTGTTCGACACGGTCGGCCGGCGGGTGATGATCTCCTCGACGTATCTGCTGTCCGGTGTGCTGCTCTTCGGCACGGCCTGGCTGTTCGACCAGGGCTCGCTCAACGCGACGACGATGACGGCCTGCTGGTGCGCGGTGCTGTTCTTCGCGTCGGCGGGCGCGTCGAGCGCCTATCTGACGGTGTCCGAGGTCTTCCCGATGGAGACCCGCGCGATGTCCATCGCCTTCTTCTACGCCCTCGGCACCGCTGCCGGCGGCATCAGCGGCCCCCTGCTGTTCGCCAAGCTCACCGACACGGGCAAGGTCGCCGACACGGTCCTCGCCTTCTCCATCGGCGCGACCCTGATGTGCCTGGCGGGCCTGGTCGCGGCGTTCCTCGCGGTCAAGGCCGAGCGACGCTCCCTGGAGGACATCGCCAAGCCCCTGACTGCGGCGGCGACGAAGGCCCGCGAGGCGGCGCAGCCGGCCGACGGCACGCGCAGGGCGACGGCCTGA
- a CDS encoding alginate lyase family protein, whose amino-acid sequence MLKAAGVAAGATAVGVTATPSASAAGYAHPGLLHTGADLARMAAKVKAGSAPHTAGYARLTANRHAQSGWTANPQATVYRGAGSPQNYAALYNDLHAAYQNGLRFHVSGERAYADTAVAILNAWSAKLTSLAGSADRFLAAGLYGYQAANAAELVRDQPGFDLARFQKMLTTVFSPLSESFLTGHNGAVVTNYWPNWDLAAMACVLATGIFCDDSAKVDQAVEYFKNGSGLGAVRKAIPVVQDDGLAEWLEAGRDQGHALLGVGLMGTLCEMAWNQGIDLYGYDDSRFLKGAQYVARWSLGGDVSYTANSRRKGAIGGWSGTETASGAAGVDPAMTRPIWAMIANHYTKRRGLSAPYLTRIAAKASPEGGGGDYGPNSGGYDQLGFGTLAFTRDRDRAAAAPGGAGGSPAASAGASAVDSSASASPTAQSSPDGRTSAHAATGHGDGLASTGATDLAAWSAATGITALAGGLLLLRRRGRARKTAE is encoded by the coding sequence ATGCTGAAGGCCGCGGGTGTGGCCGCCGGGGCGACCGCCGTCGGTGTGACCGCCACTCCGTCGGCGTCCGCGGCCGGCTACGCCCACCCCGGGCTCCTGCACACCGGCGCGGACCTGGCCCGTATGGCCGCCAAGGTGAAGGCCGGCTCCGCGCCCCACACGGCCGGATACGCCAGGCTCACCGCGAACCGGCATGCGCAGAGCGGCTGGACGGCCAACCCGCAGGCGACCGTGTACCGGGGCGCGGGCTCGCCCCAGAACTACGCCGCCCTCTACAACGACCTGCACGCCGCGTACCAGAACGGCCTGCGGTTCCACGTCAGCGGCGAGAGGGCGTACGCCGACACCGCCGTCGCGATCCTCAACGCCTGGTCGGCGAAGCTCACTTCGCTCGCGGGCTCCGCCGACCGGTTCCTCGCGGCCGGGCTCTACGGCTACCAGGCCGCCAACGCCGCCGAACTCGTCCGTGACCAGCCCGGCTTCGACCTCGCGCGCTTCCAGAAGATGCTGACGACCGTCTTCTCCCCGCTCAGCGAGAGCTTCCTCACCGGGCACAACGGCGCCGTGGTCACCAACTACTGGCCCAACTGGGACCTCGCCGCCATGGCCTGCGTTCTCGCCACCGGCATCTTCTGCGACGACAGTGCCAAGGTGGATCAGGCCGTCGAGTACTTCAAGAACGGCTCCGGGCTCGGCGCCGTCAGGAAGGCCATCCCGGTCGTGCAGGACGACGGCCTCGCCGAGTGGCTGGAGGCCGGACGCGACCAGGGCCACGCCCTGCTCGGCGTCGGCCTGATGGGCACGTTGTGCGAGATGGCCTGGAACCAGGGCATCGACCTGTACGGCTACGACGACAGCCGCTTCCTCAAGGGCGCCCAGTACGTGGCCAGATGGAGCCTCGGCGGCGACGTGTCCTACACCGCCAACTCCCGCCGGAAGGGTGCGATCGGCGGCTGGTCGGGGACGGAGACCGCGTCCGGCGCGGCGGGCGTCGACCCGGCGATGACCCGGCCGATCTGGGCGATGATCGCCAATCACTACACCAAGCGCCGGGGACTGTCCGCCCCCTACCTCACCCGGATCGCCGCCAAGGCATCGCCCGAGGGCGGCGGCGGGGACTACGGCCCCAACAGCGGCGGCTACGACCAACTCGGCTTCGGCACTCTCGCGTTCACCCGGGACCGGGACCGGGCGGCGGCGGCCCCGGGCGGCGCGGGCGGTTCCCCGGCCGCCTCCGCCGGCGCTTCGGCGGTGGACTCGTCCGCCTCGGCGTCCCCCACGGCTCAGTCGTCCCCGGACGGCCGGACCTCCGCGCACGCCGCAACGGGCCATGGCGACGGCCTCGCCTCCACGGGCGCCACCGACCTCGCCGCCTGGAGCGCCGCCACCGGCATCACCGCCCTGGCCGGCGGGTTGCTGCTGCTGCGCCGCCGTGGACGCGCGCGCAAGACGGCCGAATAG